A stretch of the Cyanobacteriota bacterium genome encodes the following:
- the glmU gene encoding bifunctional UDP-N-acetylglucosamine diphosphorylase/glucosamine-1-phosphate N-acetyltransferase GlmU, translating to MVKTVVLAAGTGTRLKSDKVKVLHRIFDKPILSWVLESLAEVDSEEIIVVCGHQAEEVKSFLHAYPVSTVIQEEQLGTGHALMCVREQLQGYDGTVLVINGDSPLIRSETLNDMIKFHQDNIVDISFLSCHLNHPDGYGRVIRKDKRILAIKEDKDCSEAERQIKEVNAGVYCFEWSTVEEGLNKLKNDNAQEEYYLTDIISWADSQGHEISSCNLKNPYEVLGVNTREDLSLVWKLKNEATLHDLMQNGITIVDPASTFISSDADIGEDTVILPNTFIQRRVVIGKGCTIGPNTSIYGPAEIGDNSQVMQSHISRSTIGANAMVGPFAHIRDGSDICDNVRVGNFVEIKNSAIGDNCAAAHLSYVGDAKLKNDVNVGAGTIIANYDHRTGEKYETVINAGVSTGANSVLIAPIKIGERSLIAAGSVVTKDVPEDTLAIARPKQEHKRNKILTK from the coding sequence ATGGTAAAAACCGTTGTATTAGCAGCAGGAACAGGCACCCGTCTCAAATCAGACAAAGTTAAGGTATTGCACCGAATCTTTGATAAACCTATACTTTCTTGGGTTTTGGAAAGCCTAGCAGAAGTAGATAGTGAAGAAATAATTGTGGTTTGCGGGCACCAAGCAGAAGAAGTCAAGAGCTTTCTTCATGCCTACCCAGTCTCAACCGTGATCCAAGAAGAACAACTCGGTACCGGACACGCCTTAATGTGTGTCAGAGAACAACTTCAAGGCTATGACGGCACTGTACTGGTCATCAATGGCGACTCGCCGCTCATTAGGTCAGAAACCCTCAATGACATGATCAAATTTCACCAAGACAATATTGTTGATATAAGTTTTCTGAGCTGCCACCTAAACCACCCAGATGGATACGGCAGAGTCATTCGCAAAGACAAACGCATCCTTGCCATCAAAGAAGATAAGGATTGCAGCGAAGCTGAAAGGCAAATCAAAGAAGTTAATGCTGGAGTTTACTGTTTTGAATGGAGCACCGTTGAAGAAGGTTTGAACAAACTCAAAAACGATAATGCTCAAGAAGAATACTACCTCACTGATATCATCAGCTGGGCTGACTCGCAAGGTCACGAGATTAGCTCATGCAATCTCAAAAATCCATACGAAGTGCTCGGAGTAAATACGAGGGAAGATTTATCGCTTGTTTGGAAACTCAAAAACGAAGCAACTCTCCACGATTTAATGCAAAACGGCATCACCATCGTTGATCCAGCTTCGACTTTTATTAGTTCCGATGCTGATATCGGTGAAGATACGGTAATACTTCCCAACACTTTTATACAAAGACGAGTAGTAATCGGCAAAGGCTGCACAATAGGTCCCAACACAAGTATTTATGGACCAGCAGAAATTGGTGACAACTCACAAGTAATGCAATCGCACATTTCAAGAAGTACAATTGGTGCAAACGCAATGGTAGGACCATTTGCACATATACGTGACGGCTCTGATATCTGTGACAATGTAAGAGTGGGCAACTTCGTTGAAATCAAAAATTCAGCAATCGGCGACAACTGCGCAGCTGCTCACTTAAGCTATGTCGGTGACGCCAAACTCAAAAACGACGTCAACGTAGGCGCAGGGACTATCATTGCAAACTACGACCACCGTACTGGTGAAAAATACGAAACCGTTATCAACGCTGGTGTGTCGACAGGTGCCAACTCAGTATTAATTGCACCGATCAAAATTGGCGAAAGAAGTTTAATTGCAGCTGGTTCAGTTGTAACTAAAGATGTGCCTGAAGACACGCTTGCAATTGCAAGACCGAAACAAGAGCATAAAAGAAATAAAATACTTACGAAGTAA